The genomic DNA CCTGTAATAAGGAGACTCAACGTCGTGCCCTTTGGTACACACAGAAGGGCCTACCCCAGGTTTCCTGTTTATAGGAAAAGCATCCATATTTAGAAGACTTGATAAAACAGCCATATATGTAATGAATGTAATCCATATGCAGATTCTGTAATACAATATTGGTGTGTGCGTCACTGACCGGGAACTATAacatttggttttgattgtCTTTCTCCAGACAACTGTTTCGTCTTGCTGAGGTAAAATAGTCCAACAGATGCTTTCAGCAAAATCATGAATAAAGTTCCATCGTTTAAGATTCTCTTTGCTACGAGCGTTTGTGAGCGGAGATGTCCAAACAAAGTAACCTCCGGGTTTCAGAACCCTGTCGACTTCCACAAGGAGAAGGCCATCTGCAAAGCATATTAACAGCACTGTAAAGCAATGCAACATATCAAAAGGAAAGATTGTTGGATGTTCATAAAATTGTTACCTTTCTGGTCCCAATCAATGCCACATCTTAAGCAATGCAACATATCAAAGGAAAGAGAAGGATATGGCAATTGCTTTGATATAAAAGAACCAATCATTGCAGGGAGACCCCTTTCGAGGGTTAGCTGAACTTGGCTACCCGAGGCTTCGTAGTTTGCTATGCACATGGTTAAAAGTTGTTTGGAGAGTAGATGTGCACCAAAGCTACCATAACCACATCCAATATCCAAGATAGTTCTCACCTGAAACGACGACATTAAGAAGAAAATAGCGAATAAGAAACTGATCTGACtgagaaagataaaaagatCAAGTCTTTCAAATTTGTGACTTACACCAGCTTCTATGAAGTTATCATTTTTAATCCCAATCATTTGGGCGATCTGATGGGAATAATCTTCAACCTCATCAGACATAAGAGATGCTGAACGAAAAGATATCTGGTCAtcttccatcatcatcattctgtAGAAAAGGCCAAAAAAACAACGAAGCTCAGCAATGGAACAAGTCAAACTTTAGCAAGAGAGAGACCCAAAGAAGCAACAAACCATCACCTCTTGGTTATACTACCAGAAGAGACAACTTCTTGAGCACTAATCTTAACATTAGCTAACCAGATGACATCTTTACCAGTGGGCCACCTAAGAGGAACACGATATTTCACCGGTGGCAAAACCAAACATTCTTGCTTTGATCCAGGGCCACAAAAGCGATCAATCTCATCACCGTTGGAGTAACCAAGAGCAAGATTCTCAGAAGCATTAAAGCAAGGAACAAAATTCTCAGAAACATTTATATTACAATAATCCAAGTCCTTCCACCTATTAGGACCAAGAGAAATCTCCTCAATATCCAACAAGTCAGAAACAAGCTNGAAAAGGCCAAAAAAACAACGAAGCTCAGCAATGGAACAAGTCAAACTTTAGCAAGAGAGAGACCCAAAGAAGCAACAAACCATCACCTCTTGGTTATACTACCAGAAGAGACAACTTCTTGAGCACTAATCTTAACATTAGCTAACCAGATGACATCTTTACCAGTGGGCCACCTAAGAGGAACACGATATTTCACCGGTGGCAAAACCAAACATTCTTGCTTTGATCCAGGGCCACAAAAGCGATCAATCTCATCACCGTTGGAGTAACCAAGAGCAAGATTCTCAGAAGCATTAAAGCAAGGAACAAAATTCTCAGAAACATTTATATTACAATAATCCAAGTCCTTCCACCTATTAGGACCAAGAGAAATCTCCTCAATATCCAACAAGTCAGAAACAAGCTGCTCCTGTAACCTCCTATAGTTGTGATATACATGACCTCTGGAAGAAGTGGAAATAGAAATAGTCCACCAGAAAGATCCAGCAAGAGCAAAAACCACAATAAGAACCAAACTGATCTTAAGAAACATGAGCATCAATCTGTGTCTGGTCCTTGCAGTATAAGGATCAGGAGGGAAAGCGTTGTCGCCGCCGTGCTTGTGGTTACTACTAGTAAAGAGGAAAGCAAAAGGAAACCTCAAGGTTAAGTGGGAATCAGTAGTAGAACGACCACGAATCAAATCTTCTTTATCGGTTTTGTCTTTCATTTGAGAGTCTCTTAGATCATCACTGCTATCAGAAACTCGTACTCCAGAGATGCCACGCTGTAGTGGCATCgacattttcttttctgttcTTTTTAGCTATAAATCTAAGAtccctgtaaaaaaa from Camelina sativa cultivar DH55 chromosome 7, Cs, whole genome shotgun sequence includes the following:
- the LOC104702611 gene encoding probable pectin methyltransferase QUA2 isoform X2 — encoded protein: MSMPLQRGISGVRVSDSSDDLRDSQMKDKTDKEDLIRGRSTTDSHLTLRFPFAFLFTSSNHKHGGDNAFPPDPYTARTRHRLMLMFLKISLVLIVVFALAGSFWWTISISTSSRGHVYHNYRRLQEQLVSDLLDIEEISLGPNRWKDLDYCNINVSENFVPCFNASENLALGYSNGDEIDRFCGPGSKQECLVLPPVKYRVPLRWPTGKDVIWLANVKISAQEVVSSGSITKRMMMMEDDQISFRSASLMSDEVEDYSHQIAQMIGIKNDNFIEAGVRTILDIGCGYGSFGAHLLSKQLLTMCIANYEASGSQVQLTLERGLPAMIGSFISKQLPYPSLSFDMLHCLRCGIDWDQKDGLLLVEVDRVLKPGGYFVWTSPLTNARSKENLKRWNFIHDFAESICWTILPQQDETVVWRKTIKTKCYSSRKPGVGPSVCTKGHDVESPYYRPLQMCIGGTRSRRWIPIEGRTRWPSRSNMNKTELSLYGLHPEVLGEDAENWKITVREYWSLLSPLIFSDHPKRPGDEDPSPPYNMLRNVLDMNAQYGGLNSALLEAKKSVWVMNVVPTAGPNHLPMILDRGLVGVLHDWCEPFPTYPRTYDLVHADNLLSLQTTQRRRSPCSLMAIFTEIDRLLRPEGWVIIRDTALLVEKARAMITQLKWEARVIEVESSSEQRLLICQKPLTKRQQSL
- the LOC104702611 gene encoding probable pectin methyltransferase QUA2 isoform X1, encoding MSMPLQRGISGVRVSDSSDDLRDSQMKDKTDKEDLIRGRSTTDSHLTLRFPFAFLFTSSNHKHGGDNAFPPDPYTARTRHRLMLMFLKISLVLIVVFALAGSFWWTISISTSSRGHVYHNYRRLQEQLVSDLLDIEEISLGPNRWKDLDYCNINVSENFVPCFNASENLALGYSNGDEIDRFCGPGSKQECLVLPPVKYRVPLRWPTGKDVIWLANVKISAQEVVSSGSITKRMMMMEDDQISFRSASLMSDEVEDYSHQIAQMIGIKNDNFIEAGVRTILDIGCGYGSFGAHLLSKQLLTMCIANYEASGSQVQLTLERGLPAMIGSFISKQLPYPSLSFDMLHCLRCGIDWDQKDGLLLVEVDRVLKPGGYFVWTSPLTNARSKENLKRWNFIHDFAESICWTILPQQDETVVWRKTIKTKCYSSRKPGVGPSVCTKGHDVESPYYRPLQMCIGGTRSRRWIPIEGRTRWPSRSNMNKTELSLYGLHPEVLGEDAENWKITVREYWSLLSPLIFSDHPKRPGDEDPSPPYNMLRNVLDMNAQYGGLNSALLEAKKSVWVMNVVPTAGPNHLPMILDRGLVGVLHDWCEPFPTYPRTYDLVHADNLLSLQTTQRRRSPCSLMAIFTEIDRLLRPEGWVIIRDTALLVEKARAMITQLKWEARVIEVESSSEQRLLICQKPLTKRQQSL